A window of the Diorhabda carinulata isolate Delta chromosome 1, icDioCari1.1, whole genome shotgun sequence genome harbors these coding sequences:
- the LOC130892932 gene encoding histone H1, gonadal-like, which translates to MAALITDVMSSIATLKDRKGSSLDEIINHINSQRKTKLKNASMQVKKAVTTGIRSGLLKKANGKFKLGISSKQFTMFQNFKNLEKRRAPVKEMQARGRRHQGKQRSLIRSAKSKQKEESSRISKLAKSLKLPIIEIRSRGRRPKNTRRRRRRTKRRRHDVHTKAEPMDRIRRPRRKGTKRRQRRPRRSSKYGRRK; encoded by the exons ATGGCAGCTCTTATAACCGACGTAATGAGTTCCATTGCTACCTTAAAGGACCGTAAAGGCTCGTCCCTCGATGAAATAATCAATCATATCAATTCCCAAAGAAAAACCAAGTTGAAAAATGCCTCTATGCAAGTTAAGAAAGCTGTAACGACCGGAATTCGAAGCGGTCTTTTGAAAAAAGCCAATGGAAAGTTTAAATTAG gtATCAGCTCCAAGCAGTTCACCATGTTCCAAAACTTCAAGAATTTGGAAAAGAGAAGGGCTCCAGTCAAGGAAATGCAAGCAAGAGGTAGACGTCACCAAGGAAAACAACGCAGTCTTATTAGAAGTGCAAAGAGCAAGCAGAAAGAGGAATCATCAAGAATCTCCAAGTTAGCCAAAAGTCTCAAGCTACCAATAATAGAAATACGCAGTCGTGGACGACGCCCTAAGAATACGAGAAGACGTAGACGAAGAACAAAGAGACGAAGGCATGATGTACACA CCAAAGCAGAGCCGATGGATCGCATCAGACGTCCACGTCGTAAAGGAACGAAGCGTAGGCAGCGTCGGCCACGACGATCATCAAAATATGGAAGAAGAAAATAG
- the LOC130892972 gene encoding uncharacterized protein LOC130892972, with amino-acid sequence MDEESDHYNSDGSLNRAISDENWDTPVIKTKRNPEIDSDDDDWDGYEDGFPKKLLRVKEKIYVEDEDWMFEDYYEEFDPDEESNHCNSDASSDGTILDENWDIVVCATGKDPEIDSADEEWCGYEETFPMKRVKKKVYFEDWMFEDYYNEHE; translated from the exons ATGG ATGAAGAATCAGATCATTATAATTCTGATGGATCTTTAAATAGAGCAATAAGTGATGAAAATTGGGATACACCAGTcattaaaacaaaaaggaaTCCAGAAATTGATAGCGATGATGACGATTGGGATGGATATGAAGACGGTTTTCCCAAAAAACTACTAAGAGTAAAGGAAAAAATCTATGTTGAAGATGAAGATTGGATGTTTGAGGATTATTATGAGGAATTTGA TCCAGATGAAGAATCAAATCATTGTAATTCTGATGCATCTTCAGATGGGACAATATTGGATGAAAACTGGGACATAGTAGTTTGTGCAACAGGAAAGGATCCAGAAATTGATAGCGCTGATGAAGAATGGTGTGGGTATGAAGAAACTTTTCCCATGAAGAGAGTGAAGAAAAAAGTCTATTTTGAAGATTGGATGTTTGAAGATTATTATAATGAACACGa GTGA
- the LOC130892949 gene encoding late histone H1-like → MTALITDVMSSIATLKDRKGSSLDEIINHINSQRKTKLKNASMQVKKALTTGIQNGLLKKANGKFKLGISSKQFTMFQNFKNLEKRRAPVKEMQVRGRRQQGKERSLIRSAKSKQKEKSSRISKLAKSLKLPIIEIRSRGRRPKNTRRRRRRTTRRRHDVHARAEPMDRSRRPRRKGTKRRQRRPRRSSKYGRRK, encoded by the exons ATGACAGCTCTTATAACCGACGTAATGAGTTCCATTGCTACCTTAAAGGACCGTAAAGGCTCGTCTCTCGATGAAATAATCAATCATATAAATTCCCAAAGAAAAACCAAGTTGAAAAATGCCTCTATGCAAGTTAAGAAAGCTCTAACCACCGGAATTCAAAATGGTCTTCTAAAAAAAGCCAATGGAAAGTTTAAATTAG gtATCAGCTCCAAGCAGTTCACCATGTTCCAAAACTTCAAGAATTTGGAAAAGAGAAGGGCTCCAGTCAAGGAAATGCAAGTAAGAGGTAGACGTCAGCAAGGAAAAGAACGCAGTCTTATTAGAAGTGCAAAAAGCAAGCAAAAAGAGAAATCATCAAGAATCTCCAAGTTAGCCAAAAGTCTCAAGCTACCAATAATAGAAATACGCAGTCGTGGACGACGCCCTAAGAATACGAGAAGACGTAGACGAAGAACAACGAGACGGAGACATGATGTACACG CCAGAGCAGAGCCGATGGATCGCAGCAGACGTCCACGTCGTAAAGGAACGAAGCGTAGGCAGCGTCGGCCACGACGATCATCAAAATATGGAAGAAGAAAATAG
- the LOC130892965 gene encoding histone H1, gonadal-like, which produces MAALITDVMSSIATLKDRRGSSLDEIINHINSQRKTKLKNASMQVKKALTTGIQNGLLKKANGKFKLGISSKQFTMFQNFKNLEKRRAPVKEMQVRGRRQPGKQRSLIRSAKNKQKEESSRISKLAKNLKLPIIEIRSRGRRPKNTRRRRRRTKRRRHDVHTRAEPMDRSRRPRRKGTKRRQRRPRRSSKYGRRK; this is translated from the exons ATGGCAGCTCTTATAACCGACGTAATGAGTTCCATTGCTACCTTAAAGGACCGTAGAGGCTCGTCTCTCGATGAAATAATCAATCATATCAATTCCCAAAGAAAAACCAAGTTGAAAAATGCCTCTATGCAAGTTAAGAAAGCTCTAACCACCGGAATTCAAAATGGTCTTCTAAAAAAAGCCAATGGAAAGTTTAAATTAG gtATCAGCTCCAAGCAGTTCACCATGTTCCAAAACTTCAAGAATTTGGAAAAGAGAAGGGCTCCAGTCAAGGAAATGCAAGTAAGAGGTAGACGTCAGCCAGGAAAGCAACGCAGTCTTATTAGAAGTGCAAAGAACAAGCAGAAAGAGGAATCATCGAGAATCTCCAAGTTAGCCAAAAATCTCAAGCTACCAATAATAGAAATACGCAGTCGTGGACGACGCCCTAAGAATACGAGAAGACGTAGACGAAGAACAAAGAGACGAAGACATGATGTACACA CCAGAGCAGAGCCGATGGATCGCAGCAGACGTCCACGTCGTAAAGGAACGAAGCGTAGGCAGCGTCGGCCACGACGATCATCAAAATATGGAAGAAGGAAATAG
- the LOC130892956 gene encoding histone H1, gonadal-like, producing MTALITDVMSSIATLKDRKGSSLDEIINHINSQRKTKLKNASMQVKKALSTGIRSGLLKKANGKFKLGISSKQFTMFQNFKNLEKRRAPVKEMQVRGRRQPGKQRSLIRSAKNKQKEESSRISKLAKNLKLPIIEIRSRGRRPKNTRRRRRRTKRRRHDVHTRAEPMDRSRRPRRKGTKRRQRRPRRSSKYGRRK from the exons ATGACAGCTCTTATAACCGACGTAATGAGTTCCATTGCTACCTTAAAGGACCGTAAAGGCTCGTCTCTCGATGAAATAATCAATCATATCAATTCCCAAAGAAAAACCAAGTTGAAAAATGCCTCTATGCAAGTTAAGAAAGCTCTATCGACCGGAATTCGAAGTGGTCTTTTGAAAAAAGCCAATGGAAAGTTTAAATTAG gtATCAGCTCCAAGCAGTTCACCATGTTCCAAAACTTCAAGAATTTGGAAAAGAGAAGGGCTCCAGTCAAGGAAATGCAAGTAAGAGGTAGACGTCAGCCAGGAAAGCAACGCAGTCTTATTAGAAGTGCAAAGAACAAGCAGAAAGAGGAATCATCGAGAATCTCCAAGTTAGCCAAAAATCTCAAGCTACCAATAATAGAAATACGCAGTCGTGGACGACGCCCTAAGAATACGAGAAGACGTAGACGAAGAACAAAGAGACGAAGACATGATGTACACA CCAGAGCAGAGCCGATGGATCGCAGCAGACGTCCACGTCGTAAAGGAACGAAGCGTAGGCAGCGTCGGCCACGACGATCATCAAAATATGGAAGAAGGAAATAG
- the LOC130892938 gene encoding histone H1, gonadal-like, which produces MTALITDVMSSIATLKDRKGSSLDEIINHINSQRKTKLKNASMQVKKALTTGIQNGLLKKANGKFKLGISSKQFTMFQNFKNLEKRRAPVKEMQARGRRQQGKQRSLIRSAKNKQKEESSRISKLAKNLKLPIIEIRSRGRRPKNTRRRRRRTKRRRHDVHTRAEPMDRSRRPRRKGTKRRQRRPRRSSKYGRRK; this is translated from the exons ATGACAGCTCTTATAACCGACGTAATGAGTTCCATTGCTACCTTAAAGGACCGTAAAGGCTCGTCTCTCGATGAAATAATCAATCATATCAATTCCCAAAGAAAAACCAAGTTGAAAAATGCCTCTATGCAAGTTAAGAAAGCTCTAACCACCGGAATTCAAAATGGTCTTCTAAAAAAAGCCAATGGAAAGTTTAAATTAG gtATCAGCTCCAAGCAGTTCACCATGTTCCAAAACTTCAAGAATTTGGAAAAGAGAAGGGCTCCAGTCAAGGAAATGCAAGCAAGAGGTAGACGTCAGCAAGGAAAACAACGCAGTCTTATTAGAAGTGCAAAGAACAAGCAGAAAGAGGAATCATCAAGAATATCCAAGTTAGCCAAAAATCTCAAGTTACCTATAATAGAAATACGCAGTCGTGGACGACGCCCTAAGAATACGAGAAGACGTAGACGAAGAACAAAGAGACGAAGACATGATGTACACA CCAGAGCAGAGCCGATGGATCGCAGCAGACGTCCACGTCGTAAAGGAACGAAGCGTAGGCAGCGTCGGCCACGACGATCATCAAAATATGGAAGAAGGAAATAG
- the LOC130892933 gene encoding histone H1, gonadal-like — protein sequence MAALITDVMSSIATLKDRRGSSLDEIINHINSQRKTKLKNASMQVKKALTTGIQNGLLKKANGKFKLGISSKQFTMFQNFKNLEKRRAPVKEMQARGRRQQGKQRSLIRSAKNKQKEESSRISKLAKNLKLPIIEIRSRGRRPKNTRRRRRRTKRRRHDVHTKAEPMDRSRRPRRKGTKRRQRRPRRSSKYGRRK from the exons ATGGCAGCTCTTATAACCGACGTAATGAGTTCCATTGCTACCTTAAAGGACCGTAGAGGCTCGTCTCTCGATGAAATAATCAATCATATCAATTCCCAAAGAAAAACCAAGTTGAAAAATGCCTCTATGCAAGTTAAGAAAGCTCTAACCACCGGAATTCAAAATGGTCTTCTAAAAAAAGCCAATGGAAAGTTTAAATTAG gtATCAGCTCCAAGCAGTTCACCATGTTCCAAAACTTCAAGAATTTGGAAAAGAGAAGGGCTCCAGTCAAGGAAATGCAAGCACGAGGTAGACGTCAGCAAGGAAAACAACGCAGTCTTATTAGAAGTGCAAAGAACAAGCAGAAAGAGGAATCATCAAGAATATCCAAGTTAGCCAAAAATCTCAAGTTACCAATAATAGAAATACGCAGTCGTGGACGACGCCCTAAGAATACGAGAAGACGTAGACGAAGAACAAAGAGACGAAGACATGATGTACACA CCAAAGCAGAGCCGATGGATCGCAGCAGACGTCCACGTCGTAAAGGAACGAAGCGTAGGCAGCGTCGGCCACGACGATCATCAAAATATGGAAGAAGGAAATAG